The following coding sequences lie in one Bacteroides helcogenes P 36-108 genomic window:
- a CDS encoding glycoside hydrolase family 2 TIM barrel-domain containing protein — translation MRRTFLHLMMTCFIPAAVMAQTVQTVQPEWQSQYAVGQNKLAPHTYVWPYGEASAVRDGNYEQSPCYMSLNGTWKFHWVKNPDLRPKDFYKPSFYTGGWADIQVPGNWERQGYGTPIYVNETYEFDDPLFNFKKNPPLVPYKENEVGSYRRTFTLPAAWNGRRVVICCEGVTSFYYIWVNGHRLGYNQGSKTPAEWDITDYVNPGVENTVALEVYRWSAGSYLECQDMWRLSGIERDVYLYSTPRRFISDYKVTASLDKKEYREGIFGLEATVEGSADGVSSLAYRLLDADGKTVLEREQRIKSRGLSNFLAFDTESLPDVKRWSAEHPNLYTLVLSLKDNAGRVTHLTGCNVGFRTSEIRDGRFCINGVPVLVKGANRHEHSQLGRTVSRELMEQDIRLMKQNNLNTVRNSHYPTHPYWYQLCDRYGLYMIDEANVESHGMGYGPASLAKDSTWLPAHMDRTLRMYERSKNHPAIVIWSLGNEAGNGINFERTYDRMKSVDPTRPVQYERAEQNYNTDIYCRMYRSVEELKAYARQTEPKVYRPFIMTEYLHAMGNSGGGLKEYMDVFENEPMVQGGCIWDWVDQSFREVDADGRWYWTYGGDYGPKNVPSFGNFCCNGLVSAAREPHPHLLEVKKDFQYIKTSLEDSGNLTLSIKNWYDFTDLDAYTLHWQVVGDNGKTLAGGTRRVSAAPHTTVRVSLGAVRLPADVREAYLNLSWTPVDASPFIATDHEVAYDQFVLAGNRGHKVPQPVLSGEVKIDVDPATGSLRSYTYKGNEYLLSPVALSLYRPVTDNDNRERQGGARAWKKAGLDKLKQRALSVRSTARGSRAEVELLNEKNDRIGSASFVYTLKKDGTLEVQTRFAPDTAVVTSLARVGIAFEMPDTYGKVSYLGRGDHETYIDRNCSGRIGIHHTDVERMFHYYVRPQATGNRTDVRWMQLADEEGYGLDFRSSTPFQFSVIPFTDKCLDAATHINQLKREGRLTVHLDAEQTGVGTATCGPGVLPQYRIPVREFTFRFSIRPLK, via the coding sequence ATGAGAAGAACCTTTTTACATTTGATGATGACATGCTTCATCCCTGCCGCCGTCATGGCACAGACTGTGCAGACCGTGCAACCCGAATGGCAGAGCCAGTATGCCGTGGGACAGAACAAACTGGCGCCGCATACCTACGTATGGCCCTATGGAGAAGCCTCTGCCGTGCGCGACGGCAACTATGAACAATCGCCCTGCTACATGAGCCTGAACGGTACGTGGAAGTTCCATTGGGTGAAGAATCCGGATCTCCGGCCGAAAGATTTCTATAAACCGTCGTTCTACACCGGAGGATGGGCAGACATCCAAGTGCCCGGAAACTGGGAACGGCAGGGTTACGGTACGCCCATCTACGTGAACGAAACCTACGAATTTGACGACCCCCTGTTCAACTTCAAGAAGAATCCGCCCCTCGTGCCCTACAAGGAAAACGAGGTAGGCTCCTACCGCCGTACTTTCACCCTGCCTGCCGCCTGGAACGGCCGCCGCGTGGTGATCTGCTGCGAAGGGGTGACTTCGTTCTACTACATCTGGGTGAACGGCCATCGGTTGGGCTATAACCAGGGATCAAAGACACCCGCCGAATGGGATATCACAGACTACGTGAATCCCGGCGTTGAGAATACCGTGGCTCTCGAAGTATATCGCTGGAGTGCCGGCTCTTACCTGGAATGTCAGGACATGTGGCGGCTGAGTGGCATCGAGCGCGACGTATATCTTTACAGCACTCCCCGCCGGTTCATCTCCGACTATAAAGTGACCGCCTCGCTCGACAAGAAAGAATACCGCGAAGGCATCTTCGGCCTCGAAGCTACCGTGGAGGGCAGTGCCGACGGTGTTTCCTCTCTGGCCTACCGTCTGCTGGACGCCGACGGAAAGACCGTACTGGAGAGGGAACAGCGCATCAAGAGCCGTGGCCTGAGCAACTTCCTTGCCTTCGACACCGAATCCTTGCCGGATGTGAAACGCTGGAGTGCCGAGCATCCCAACCTCTATACATTGGTTCTTTCGCTGAAAGACAATGCCGGGAGGGTGACACACCTGACGGGTTGCAACGTGGGATTCCGCACTTCCGAAATCAGGGACGGCAGGTTCTGCATCAACGGTGTGCCCGTATTGGTGAAGGGAGCCAACCGCCACGAGCACTCACAACTGGGGCGTACCGTCAGCCGTGAACTGATGGAGCAGGACATCCGCCTGATGAAACAGAACAACCTGAATACAGTGCGCAATTCGCACTATCCCACACATCCCTACTGGTATCAGTTGTGCGACCGCTACGGACTGTACATGATAGACGAGGCGAACGTGGAATCTCACGGAATGGGCTACGGACCCGCGTCATTGGCCAAGGACAGCACCTGGCTGCCTGCCCACATGGACCGCACGCTGCGGATGTACGAACGATCCAAAAACCATCCTGCCATCGTCATCTGGTCATTGGGCAACGAGGCCGGAAACGGCATCAACTTTGAACGGACATACGACCGGATGAAGTCTGTTGACCCCACGCGCCCCGTGCAGTATGAACGCGCCGAGCAGAACTACAATACGGACATCTACTGCCGCATGTACCGCAGCGTGGAAGAACTGAAGGCATACGCCCGGCAGACGGAGCCGAAAGTTTACCGTCCCTTCATCATGACCGAATACCTGCACGCCATGGGCAACAGCGGCGGAGGACTGAAGGAATACATGGATGTGTTTGAGAATGAACCCATGGTGCAGGGAGGCTGTATCTGGGACTGGGTGGATCAGTCGTTCCGTGAGGTTGACGCCGACGGACGCTGGTACTGGACCTACGGCGGTGATTACGGGCCGAAGAACGTGCCAAGCTTCGGCAACTTCTGCTGCAACGGGCTGGTGAGCGCCGCGCGTGAGCCGCATCCGCACCTGCTTGAAGTGAAGAAGGACTTCCAGTACATCAAGACCTCTTTGGAGGACAGCGGAAACCTGACTTTAAGCATAAAGAACTGGTATGACTTTACCGACCTCGATGCCTATACATTGCACTGGCAGGTGGTGGGCGACAATGGGAAGACACTGGCCGGAGGAACACGCAGGGTAAGTGCCGCCCCGCACACCACGGTCAGAGTGTCGCTTGGCGCAGTGCGTCTGCCTGCCGATGTCCGTGAGGCTTACCTTAACCTGAGCTGGACTCCGGTCGATGCGTCCCCTTTCATCGCGACGGATCACGAAGTGGCGTATGACCAGTTTGTCCTTGCAGGCAACCGTGGCCATAAGGTTCCGCAACCTGTGCTTTCGGGTGAAGTGAAGATAGACGTTGACCCTGCAACGGGCAGTCTTCGCTCTTATACATACAAGGGCAATGAGTATCTTCTGTCGCCCGTGGCATTGAGCCTCTATCGCCCTGTGACGGATAATGACAACCGTGAAAGGCAAGGCGGTGCAAGGGCATGGAAGAAGGCGGGACTCGACAAGCTGAAGCAGCGTGCGCTTTCCGTAAGGAGCACTGCCCGTGGCAGCCGTGCCGAAGTGGAGCTGCTGAACGAGAAGAATGACAGGATAGGCTCGGCCTCGTTTGTCTATACGCTGAAGAAGGACGGCACGCTGGAGGTGCAGACGCGTTTCGCGCCCGACACCGCCGTTGTGACTTCATTGGCGCGTGTGGGAATCGCTTTCGAGATGCCCGACACTTATGGCAAGGTAAGCTATCTGGGGCGTGGTGACCATGAGACATACATTGACCGCAACTGTTCCGGACGCATCGGCATCCACCATACGGATGTGGAACGGATGTTCCATTACTATGTCCGCCCTCAGGCCACGGGCAACCGTACGGATGTGCGCTGGATGCAGCTTGCCGACGAGGAAGGCTACGGACTGGACTTCCGTAGCAGCACACCGTTCCAGTTCAGTGTCATTCCCTTCACCGACAAATGTCTGGATGCAGCCACGCATATCAATCAGTTGAAGCGTGAAGGCAGGCTGACGGTTCACTTGGATGCGGAGCAGACGGGCGTGGGTACGGCTACCTGCGGGCCGGGCGTATTGCCACAGTACCGCATACCGGTCAGGGAGTTTACATTCCGCTTCTCTATCCGTCCGTTGAAATAA